A genomic segment from Lutibacter sp. A80 encodes:
- the speB gene encoding agmatinase, with protein sequence MNKKTYAGIPEQNSKIETSKVVLIPVPYDGTSTWQKGADKGPEAFLSASENMELYDIETDTEVYKNGIYLAAAVTENTSPESMVEAVHQTTKEYIKKNKFVTLFGGEHSISIGSIRAFNECFNSLTVVQIDAHADLRKEYEGSTCNHACAVYEASQTTNLIQVGIRSMDAIEKTVMDLDKVFFAHEMAQDDYWMENAIDLMTENVFLTIDLDAFDPSIMPSTGTPEPGGLLWYETLEFLNKIFKEKNVVGFDIVELCPNEKEKSSDFLAAKLYYKMLSYKFNNSEEDDYDDIKGFKEPTNRFTKFNDEENDY encoded by the coding sequence ATGAATAAAAAAACTTACGCAGGAATCCCTGAACAAAACAGTAAAATTGAAACTTCAAAAGTAGTTTTAATTCCAGTTCCTTATGATGGAACAAGTACCTGGCAAAAAGGTGCCGATAAAGGTCCAGAAGCTTTTTTAAGTGCTTCAGAAAATATGGAATTGTACGATATAGAAACCGATACAGAAGTGTATAAAAACGGTATTTATTTGGCAGCTGCTGTTACTGAAAATACTTCACCAGAAAGTATGGTAGAAGCAGTACATCAAACTACTAAAGAGTATATCAAAAAAAATAAATTTGTAACCTTATTTGGTGGAGAACACTCGATTTCAATTGGTTCAATTAGAGCATTTAACGAGTGTTTTAATAGCTTAACAGTTGTGCAAATTGATGCGCATGCAGATTTACGTAAAGAGTACGAAGGTTCTACATGTAACCACGCTTGCGCAGTTTATGAGGCAAGTCAAACCACAAACTTAATTCAAGTGGGTATTCGAAGTATGGATGCTATTGAAAAAACCGTAATGGATTTAGATAAAGTGTTTTTTGCACACGAAATGGCACAAGACGATTACTGGATGGAAAATGCAATAGATTTAATGACTGAAAATGTGTTTTTAACAATAGATTTAGATGCTTTTGACCCTTCAATAATGCCATCAACTGGAACTCCAGAGCCAGGTGGTTTATTATGGTATGAAACCTTAGAGTTTTTGAATAAAATTTTTAAAGAAAAAAATGTGGTAGGTTTCGATATTGTGGAACTTTGCCCTAATGAAAAAGAAAAATCTTCAGACTTTTTAGCTGCAAAATTGTATTACAAAATGTTAAGCTATAAATTTAATAATTCTGAAGAAGATGATTATGATGATATAAAAGGTTTTAAAGAACCAACAAACAGATTTACTAAATTTAACGATGAAGAAAATGACTACTAA
- the coaD gene encoding pantetheine-phosphate adenylyltransferase, whose translation MKRAIFPGSFDPITLGHVDIINRALPLFDEIIIAIGINSDKKYMFSLEERENFIKENYKNEPKIKVVTYSGLTTDFCKKMNVDFILRGLRNPADFEFEKAIAQTNRKLSNIETVFLLTSSDTAFISSSIVRDVHRHGGDISSFVPKSVYNN comes from the coding sequence ATGAAAAGAGCTATTTTCCCTGGTTCCTTTGATCCAATTACTCTTGGTCACGTAGATATTATTAATAGAGCATTACCATTATTTGATGAAATTATAATTGCAATTGGTATAAATTCTGATAAAAAATATATGTTTTCTTTAGAAGAACGTGAAAATTTTATAAAAGAAAACTACAAAAACGAACCGAAAATAAAAGTAGTAACCTATTCTGGTTTAACTACAGATTTTTGCAAAAAAATGAATGTCGATTTTATTTTACGTGGTTTAAGAAATCCTGCAGATTTTGAATTTGAAAAAGCTATAGCACAAACTAATAGAAAACTTTCAAATATTGAAACTGTATTTTTACTAACCTCTTCAGATACTGCTTTTATTAGTTCAAGTATTGTTAGAGATGTACACAGGCACGGAGGAGATATCTCTAGCTTTGTACCTAAAAGTGTTTATAATAACTAA
- a CDS encoding helix-turn-helix domain-containing protein: MNLIGTKWKPLILFHLLEGNLRSGVLQKKIPGISNKMFTQTVRELEKDGLISRKVYPVVPPKVEYGLTERGKSLENILRSLDNWGAKDCNN; this comes from the coding sequence ATGAATTTAATAGGAACAAAATGGAAACCTCTAATTTTATTTCATTTGTTAGAAGGCAATTTACGCTCTGGAGTATTGCAAAAGAAAATTCCAGGTATTTCAAACAAAATGTTTACGCAAACGGTACGTGAATTAGAAAAAGACGGACTTATTTCTAGAAAAGTTTACCCTGTAGTTCCACCTAAAGTAGAATATGGTTTAACTGAAAGAGGAAAATCTCTTGAGAATATTTTAAGGAGCCTCGATAATTGGGGAGCGAAAGATTGTAATAATTAA
- a CDS encoding CatA-like O-acetyltransferase, with protein MKEFSIENWKRKAQFDFFKSYEDPFFNITVNLDVTKLYKFCKKNNLSFSLACIYVALKSINEVPEFKLRIYKNKVYIFDEVHIGSTILNEDNTFSFCNFPFKSTIFDFDISGKKIIETHKKGVTLGAQENELGIVHCSILPWFTFTSIKHARKGDEKNKGIPKIVFGSLFKENKQRKIPFSVEAHHALLDGFHVSQLLSKMQVLINELD; from the coding sequence ATGAAAGAATTTTCTATTGAAAACTGGAAAAGAAAAGCGCAATTCGATTTTTTTAAGAGTTATGAAGATCCTTTTTTTAATATTACTGTAAATTTAGATGTAACTAAACTTTATAAGTTTTGTAAAAAGAATAACTTATCGTTTTCATTAGCTTGTATTTATGTTGCGCTAAAAAGTATAAATGAAGTTCCAGAATTTAAACTACGTATTTACAAAAACAAAGTTTATATTTTTGATGAGGTACATATTGGATCCACTATTTTAAATGAAGATAATACGTTCTCATTCTGCAATTTTCCTTTTAAATCAACAATTTTTGACTTTGATATTAGTGGAAAAAAGATAATTGAGACTCATAAAAAAGGAGTAACATTAGGTGCTCAAGAAAATGAACTTGGTATAGTACACTGTTCTATATTACCTTGGTTTACTTTTACAAGCATAAAACATGCTAGAAAAGGAGATGAAAAAAATAAAGGAATTCCAAAAATTGTATTTGGAAGTTTGTTTAAGGAAAACAAACAACGTAAAATTCCTTTTTCAGTAGAAGCGCACCATGCTTTGTTAGACGGGTTTCATGTGTCTCAATTGCTATCTAAAATGCAAGTTTTAATAAATGAATTAGATTAG
- a CDS encoding DUF1853 family protein, producing the protein MNLNTKEIQLQYEGFLNTALLWENNDVLNLKQFILETKNTTQFNGAIVKNQRLGKRVERFLSHQLQQDNSIEILVENIQIQNNKITLGELDCILMQNNKPIHLEVIYKFYLYDATVGKTALEHWIGPNRKDSLIEKLNKLKNKQLPLLYNPFTKPLLKKLNLETTSIQQQVLFKAQLFIPYQIKNIDFNALNQDCVKGFYIHFNELQQFNTCKFYIPTKINWLQEIETQSKWLNFETFSQKLEVFIHQKIAPLCWLKNSNGETEKFFVVWW; encoded by the coding sequence ATGAATTTAAACACCAAAGAAATACAATTACAATACGAAGGTTTTTTAAACACAGCATTACTTTGGGAAAATAATGATGTTTTAAATTTAAAACAATTTATACTTGAAACAAAAAACACCACACAATTTAATGGTGCTATTGTAAAAAATCAACGCTTAGGAAAACGTGTAGAACGCTTTTTAAGTCATCAACTACAACAAGATAATTCAATTGAAATTTTAGTTGAAAATATTCAAATACAAAACAATAAAATTACTTTAGGCGAATTGGATTGTATTTTAATGCAAAACAATAAACCTATTCATTTAGAAGTTATTTATAAATTTTATTTGTATGATGCTACTGTTGGAAAAACAGCTTTAGAACACTGGATAGGTCCAAACAGAAAAGATAGTTTAATTGAAAAACTCAACAAATTAAAAAACAAACAATTACCCCTTCTTTACAATCCTTTTACAAAGCCATTATTAAAAAAATTGAATTTAGAAACAACGTCTATTCAACAACAGGTACTTTTTAAAGCGCAATTATTTATTCCATACCAAATAAAAAATATTGATTTTAACGCACTTAATCAAGACTGTGTAAAAGGGTTTTACATTCATTTTAATGAATTACAACAATTTAATACTTGTAAATTTTACATTCCAACAAAAATAAATTGGTTGCAAGAAATAGAAACACAAAGTAAATGGTTAAATTTTGAAACTTTTTCACAAAAATTAGAAGTTTTTATACATCAAAAAATAGCTCCGCTTTGTTGGTTAAAAAATTCGAATGGAGAAACAGAAAAATTTTTTGTTGTTTGGTGGTAA
- a CDS encoding arginine decarboxylase: MNTKYIDLINQTFDFPQEEFKIDKKKNLHFHDIDTMKLAEEFGTPLKFTYLPKISENIQKAKGWFKTSMRKHKYKGKYHYCYCTKSSHFKHVLSEALSNDIHIETSSAVDIDIVENLKISGKITDKTFILCNGFKRDAYVKNIQRLINNGHKNCFPIIDNYEEIDLLTNGIRKKINIGIRIASEEEPKFEFYTSRLGIGYKNIVDFYRRDIKDNKKVNLKMLHFFINTGIKDNAYYWNELSKCLKVYINLKRICPSLDSLNIGGGFPIKNSLAFDYDYEYMIDEIISQIKIACDEAEVQVPHIFTEFGSFTVGESGGALYKVLYQKKQNDRERWNMINSSFITTLPDSWAINKRFVMLPLNRWNDNYERVLLGGLTCDSDDYYNSEQHINAIYMPTYKEEKPLYIGFFNTGAYQETIGGYGGLQHCLIPQPKHVIISKNNEGKLEYKVFKEQQKPSDFLKILGYE; encoded by the coding sequence ATGAATACTAAATATATTGATTTAATAAATCAAACTTTTGATTTTCCTCAAGAGGAATTTAAAATAGACAAAAAGAAAAATTTGCATTTTCATGATATTGATACAATGAAACTTGCAGAAGAATTTGGAACACCTTTAAAGTTTACTTATTTACCAAAAATTAGCGAAAATATTCAAAAAGCTAAAGGTTGGTTTAAAACATCTATGCGTAAGCATAAATATAAAGGAAAATACCACTATTGTTATTGTACTAAAAGCTCACATTTTAAGCATGTTTTAAGTGAAGCTTTAAGTAACGATATTCATATAGAAACTTCTTCTGCAGTAGATATTGATATTGTTGAAAACCTAAAAATATCAGGGAAAATAACCGATAAAACCTTTATTTTATGTAATGGTTTTAAAAGAGATGCTTATGTAAAAAACATACAAAGGCTAATAAATAACGGTCATAAAAACTGTTTTCCAATTATAGATAATTACGAAGAAATTGATTTGCTAACAAATGGAATTCGTAAAAAAATTAACATAGGAATTAGAATTGCTTCGGAAGAAGAACCAAAGTTCGAATTTTATACATCTCGTTTAGGAATTGGCTATAAAAACATAGTAGATTTTTATAGGCGAGATATAAAAGATAATAAAAAAGTAAACCTTAAAATGTTGCACTTTTTTATTAATACTGGAATTAAAGACAATGCTTATTATTGGAACGAATTAAGTAAATGTCTAAAAGTTTATATCAATCTAAAACGTATTTGTCCTAGCTTAGATAGCTTAAATATTGGAGGAGGTTTTCCTATTAAAAATTCATTAGCATTTGATTATGATTATGAATATATGATTGATGAAATTATTTCTCAAATTAAAATTGCGTGTGATGAAGCTGAAGTTCAGGTACCACATATTTTTACAGAATTTGGTAGCTTTACAGTAGGTGAAAGTGGAGGTGCTTTGTATAAAGTTTTATATCAAAAAAAGCAAAACGATAGAGAACGTTGGAATATGATAAACTCTTCTTTTATTACAACATTACCAGATAGTTGGGCTATAAATAAACGCTTTGTAATGTTGCCTTTAAATAGATGGAACGATAATTACGAGCGAGTTTTACTTGGAGGTTTAACCTGCGATAGTGATGATTATTACAATTCAGAACAACATATAAATGCTATTTATATGCCAACTTATAAAGAAGAAAAACCTTTATATATTGGATTTTTTAATACTGGTGCATATCAAGAAACAATTGGTGGTTACGGAGGTTTGCAACACTGCTTAATTCCGCAACCAAAACATGTTATTATATCAAAAAACAACGAAGGAAAATTAGAATACAAAGTTTTTAAAGAACAACAAAAACCAAGTGATTTTTTAAAAATATTAGGTTATGAATAA
- a CDS encoding lactoylglutathione lyase family protein produces MTTTKNYPKSFSHIGITVPDINKAVEFYTEVMGWYVIMEPSTIKKERETAIGLMCIDVFGDDWTEFEIAHLSTSDGVGVEIFSFPNGVKEAPKFNPFNTGLFHFCIQDPNIEDLIDKIVAYGGKQRMPIREYYPEEKPFKMCYVEDPFGIVFEIYTHSYELTYSSGAYTK; encoded by the coding sequence ATGACAACAACTAAAAATTACCCAAAATCATTTTCTCATATTGGTATTACAGTTCCTGATATTAATAAGGCTGTAGAGTTTTATACCGAAGTAATGGGATGGTATGTAATTATGGAGCCTTCAACAATAAAAAAAGAAAGAGAAACAGCTATTGGATTAATGTGTATTGATGTTTTTGGAGATGACTGGACCGAATTTGAAATAGCACATTTATCCACATCTGATGGTGTAGGAGTTGAAATATTTTCATTTCCTAACGGTGTAAAAGAAGCTCCAAAATTTAATCCTTTTAACACTGGTTTATTTCATTTTTGCATTCAAGATCCAAACATAGAAGATTTAATTGATAAAATTGTTGCGTACGGTGGTAAACAAAGAATGCCAATTAGAGAATATTACCCTGAAGAAAAACCGTTTAAAATGTGTTATGTAGAAGATCCTTTTGGAATTGTTTTTGAAATTTATACGCACAGTTACGAGTTAACTTATTCTTCAGGCGCGTACACAAAATAA
- a CDS encoding RluA family pseudouridine synthase, with the protein MSLEEISAENEEFYEHFNYVAHVGQEPLRVDKFLMNFIENATRNKIQQAARAGNVLVNDVAVKPNYKVKPNDVVRVVLSHPPHENLLVAEDIPLDIIFEDDQVLVVNKPPGMVVHPGHGNYSGTLVNGLIHHIENLPTNSNERPGLVHRIDKDTSGLLVVAKTEFAMAHLSKQFFDRTTERLYYALVWGNIEDDKGTIEGNIGRSLKNRLQMSVFPEGDFGKHAVTHYKVIERFSYVTLVQCKLETGRTHQIRAHFKHIGHTLFNDERYGGDDILKGTTFTKYKQFVDNCFKVLPRQALHAKTLGFEHPTTKEFLRFNSEIPEDIVACLEKWRTYTANQKE; encoded by the coding sequence ATGAGTTTAGAAGAAATTAGCGCAGAAAACGAAGAATTTTACGAGCATTTTAATTATGTAGCACACGTTGGGCAAGAGCCTTTACGTGTAGATAAATTTTTAATGAATTTTATTGAAAATGCTACTAGAAATAAAATTCAACAGGCTGCAAGAGCGGGGAATGTTTTAGTAAATGATGTTGCTGTAAAACCAAATTATAAGGTAAAACCAAATGATGTAGTTCGTGTTGTTTTGTCACATCCGCCACATGAAAATTTATTGGTTGCAGAAGATATACCTTTAGATATTATATTTGAAGACGATCAGGTATTGGTTGTTAATAAACCTCCTGGAATGGTTGTGCATCCAGGGCATGGTAACTATAGTGGAACTTTAGTAAATGGATTGATTCATCATATAGAAAATTTACCAACAAATTCTAACGAGCGCCCAGGATTGGTGCATAGAATTGATAAAGATACAAGTGGGTTATTGGTTGTTGCTAAAACAGAATTTGCAATGGCTCATTTATCAAAACAATTTTTTGATAGAACTACAGAAAGGTTGTATTATGCCTTAGTTTGGGGGAATATTGAAGATGATAAAGGTACAATTGAAGGGAATATTGGAAGAAGTTTAAAAAATAGGTTACAAATGAGTGTTTTTCCTGAAGGTGATTTTGGAAAACATGCAGTAACACATTACAAAGTAATTGAACGGTTTAGCTATGTTACTTTAGTACAATGTAAGTTAGAAACTGGTAGAACTCATCAAATTAGAGCACATTTTAAACATATAGGTCACACCCTTTTTAACGATGAACGTTATGGAGGAGATGATATATTAAAAGGTACAACTTTTACTAAATACAAACAGTTTGTAGATAATTGCTTTAAAGTGTTGCCGCGCCAAGCTCTACACGCCAAAACCTTAGGATTTGAGCATCCTACAACTAAAGAGTTTTTGCGTTTTAATTCTGAAATTCCAGAAGATATTGTAGCTTGTTTAGAAAAATGGAGAACTTATACAGCAAATCAGAAAGAATAG
- a CDS encoding PASTA domain-containing protein, whose amino-acid sequence MSLIKFIKSKTFLKQLVIAFVGLVVFIFVVMKWLNISTNHNQKIEVPNLEKMSLSEVETTLKELDLRLFVIDSASYNPDYPAKSVIDQDPEPGNFVKENRKIYLTLNPSGYRKIEVPNVFGKTKRQVTSHLSSIGFKINSEPVYVSDIAKDVVRGLIFKGKTLKAGEKIPKNSIITLKLGDGEGTDRYTEKN is encoded by the coding sequence ATGAGTTTAATTAAATTTATAAAGTCCAAAACGTTTTTAAAACAATTAGTGATTGCTTTTGTTGGTTTGGTGGTGTTTATTTTTGTAGTTATGAAATGGTTGAATATTTCAACAAATCACAATCAAAAAATTGAAGTTCCAAATTTGGAAAAAATGAGTTTAAGTGAAGTAGAGACAACATTAAAAGAGTTAGATTTAAGACTTTTTGTTATTGATTCGGCAAGTTATAATCCAGATTATCCGGCAAAATCGGTAATAGATCAAGATCCAGAACCTGGTAATTTTGTAAAAGAGAATAGAAAAATATATTTAACTTTAAATCCATCTGGTTATAGAAAAATTGAAGTTCCAAATGTATTTGGTAAAACAAAAAGGCAAGTAACATCTCACCTAAGTTCAATAGGTTTTAAAATAAATTCTGAACCTGTTTATGTTTCAGATATAGCAAAAGATGTGGTAAGAGGACTAATTTTTAAAGGGAAAACTTTAAAAGCAGGAGAAAAAATTCCTAAAAATTCTATTATTACACTTAAATTAGGAGATGGAGAAGGAACCGATAGATATACAGAAAAGAATTAA
- a CDS encoding D-alanine--D-alanine ligase, whose protein sequence is MKKNIAIIMGGYSSEVDISLNSGAVVYQHISKEKYNPYKIHILQNKWVLVDDYNNEYPINKHDFSAEINGEKISFDCIFNAIHGSPGENGSILAYFELLGLKHTSAPFYQMALTFNKRDCLSVVKQYGIKTASSYYLDKGDLIDVDKIIKKVGLPCFVKPNNAGSSFGISKVKTIDEMLPAIEKAYHEDSQILIEAFLDGTEVSIGVINYNNKITVLPMTEIVTENDFFDYEAKYLGKADEITPARISNEIHKKLEQTAIKTYKALNMSGFSRSEYILVNNEPHFLEMNTVPGLTAASLIPQQAAIANISLQQLFDNAVEMALKN, encoded by the coding sequence ATGAAAAAAAATATTGCCATTATAATGGGGGGATATTCCTCGGAAGTTGATATTTCACTAAACAGTGGAGCTGTTGTTTATCAACATATCTCTAAAGAAAAATACAATCCTTACAAAATCCATATCTTACAAAATAAATGGGTTTTAGTAGATGATTATAATAATGAATATCCAATAAACAAACACGATTTCTCAGCAGAAATTAATGGTGAAAAAATTTCATTCGATTGTATTTTTAACGCAATACACGGAAGCCCTGGCGAAAACGGAAGTATTTTAGCTTATTTTGAATTATTAGGTCTAAAACACACCTCTGCCCCATTCTATCAAATGGCATTAACTTTTAATAAACGAGATTGTTTAAGTGTAGTTAAACAATATGGTATAAAAACAGCCAGCTCTTATTACTTAGATAAAGGAGACCTAATTGATGTAGATAAAATTATTAAAAAAGTTGGCTTACCTTGTTTTGTAAAACCAAATAATGCTGGTTCTAGCTTTGGAATTTCTAAAGTTAAAACTATAGATGAAATGTTACCTGCTATTGAAAAAGCATATCATGAAGATTCTCAAATTTTAATTGAAGCCTTTTTAGACGGTACAGAAGTTTCTATTGGTGTTATAAATTATAACAATAAAATTACAGTTTTACCTATGACGGAAATTGTGACAGAAAATGATTTTTTTGATTATGAAGCAAAATACCTTGGAAAAGCTGATGAAATTACACCTGCTCGCATTTCTAATGAAATTCATAAAAAATTAGAACAAACAGCCATTAAAACATATAAAGCATTAAATATGAGTGGCTTTTCACGTTCCGAATATATATTAGTAAACAATGAACCTCATTTTTTAGAAATGAATACAGTACCTGGTTTAACTGCTGCAAGTTTAATACCTCAACAAGCTGCAATTGCTAACATTAGTTTACAACAACTTTTTGATAATGCCGTAGAAATGGCTTTAAAAAACTAA
- a CDS encoding M14 family metallopeptidase encodes MKKIMFLLLVVIISCSKTNKQSAVDLTTKFENTQGLETTTYAETIAYFQKLALEFSEIAIQEIGTTDSGKPLHLVVFNSDREFDFNKINKSSKNVILINNAIHPGEPDGVDASMLLLRDIVQNPDKIKKLKNIVLAVIPIYNIGGALNRSAHSRANQNGPKEYGFRGNARNFDLNRDFIKADTKNARAFSKVFHLVNPDVFIDNHVSNGADYQYAITHLFTQHNKLGNDLGTFIETKMRPDIEADLLKKDIIITPYVNVWGNTPEIGFSQFFDAPRYSTGYTSLFNTLGFMVETHMLKPYKQRVEQTYSLLESAIDFTIKNSSKIKELRKNAVTKILAEKTYPIAFEIAKDTFTTLQFKGYEGSYIASKVTNGKRLFYDRTKPFTKPVKYYNNYKITKEITIPKAYILKQGWWRVLERLNENNIKYSVFKKDTIVNVEEQHIADYKTRTAPYEGHYLHYNTTISTSTKEIKFNKGAIYIPVNQFGVRYIIETLEASATDSFFNWNYFDSVLQQKEGYSAYVFEDIAEQFLIDNPTVKKELEEKIATDVEFAKNTRAQLDFIYKKSPYYESAHLKLPIYKVF; translated from the coding sequence ATGAAAAAAATAATGTTCTTACTTTTAGTCGTTATCATTTCGTGCTCTAAAACTAATAAACAAAGCGCTGTAGATTTAACAACAAAATTTGAAAACACTCAAGGTTTAGAAACTACAACATATGCTGAAACTATTGCTTATTTTCAAAAACTCGCTCTTGAATTTTCAGAAATAGCCATTCAAGAAATTGGCACAACAGATAGTGGAAAACCACTACATTTAGTAGTTTTTAATAGTGACCGAGAATTTGATTTCAATAAAATAAATAAAAGCTCTAAAAATGTAATTTTAATAAATAATGCAATTCACCCTGGAGAACCAGATGGCGTAGATGCATCCATGCTACTTTTACGAGATATTGTTCAAAATCCAGATAAAATAAAAAAATTAAAAAATATAGTTTTAGCTGTAATTCCAATTTATAATATTGGTGGAGCTTTAAATAGAAGTGCACATTCTAGAGCCAACCAAAACGGACCTAAAGAATACGGTTTTAGAGGAAATGCAAGAAACTTCGATTTAAATAGAGATTTTATAAAAGCAGACACTAAAAACGCACGTGCTTTTTCTAAAGTTTTTCATTTGGTTAATCCTGATGTTTTTATTGACAATCACGTTAGTAATGGTGCAGATTATCAATATGCAATTACCCACCTATTTACACAACATAATAAATTAGGTAATGATTTAGGTACATTTATTGAAACCAAAATGAGACCAGATATTGAAGCTGATCTTTTAAAAAAAGATATTATAATTACACCCTATGTAAATGTTTGGGGAAACACCCCTGAAATTGGTTTTAGCCAGTTTTTTGATGCTCCAAGATATTCAACAGGGTATACAAGTTTATTTAACACTTTAGGTTTTATGGTAGAGACTCATATGTTAAAACCTTATAAACAACGTGTTGAACAAACATATAGCTTACTAGAAAGTGCTATAGATTTTACTATAAAAAATAGTTCAAAAATTAAAGAATTACGTAAAAATGCTGTCACAAAAATTTTAGCAGAAAAAACATATCCCATCGCTTTTGAAATTGCTAAAGATACTTTTACTACCCTACAATTTAAAGGGTATGAAGGAAGTTATATCGCTAGCAAAGTCACCAATGGAAAACGCTTATTTTATGATAGAACAAAACCATTTACCAAACCTGTAAAGTATTACAACAATTATAAAATCACAAAAGAAATTACCATTCCAAAAGCATATATTTTAAAACAAGGCTGGTGGAGAGTTCTAGAAAGGTTAAATGAAAACAATATCAAATATTCAGTTTTTAAAAAAGATACTATTGTTAATGTTGAAGAACAGCATATAGCAGATTATAAAACTAGAACCGCTCCTTACGAAGGACATTACTTACATTACAACACTACTATTTCAACTTCAACCAAAGAAATTAAGTTTAATAAAGGTGCAATTTATATTCCTGTAAATCAATTTGGTGTACGTTATATTATAGAAACTTTAGAAGCCTCTGCAACAGATTCATTTTTTAACTGGAATTATTTTGATAGTGTTTTACAACAAAAAGAAGGCTATTCGGCATATGTTTTTGAAGATATTGCAGAACAGTTTTTAATAGACAATCCTACTGTTAAAAAAGAATTAGAAGAAAAAATAGCCACTGATGTTGAATTTGCAAAAAACACAAGAGCTCAATTAGATTTTATTTATAAAAAATCGCCTTATTATGAAAGTGCGCATTTAAAACTACCAATATACAAAGTGTTTTAA
- the yaaA gene encoding peroxide stress protein YaaA — protein sequence MKLVISPAKSLDYKSTVPTSQFTEGIFLNEAAKLNVVLKKKSPKALSELMSISPKLGELNWQRNQDWQLPFSLENARQAVYAFNGDVYSGLDAYSLPLEKLEQLQDKLRILSGQYGILKPLDLMQPYRLEMGTKLKVGSRNNLYEFWGEKVTESLNSEMEADEVFVNLASNEYFKVINTKLLKVPVITPVFKDYKGEKLKIISFYAKKARGLMVRYIIDNNIETVEGLKDFNSKGYVFDSKLSNEKELIFTR from the coding sequence ATGAAATTAGTAATATCACCAGCCAAATCTTTAGATTATAAATCAACCGTTCCTACTTCACAATTTACCGAAGGTATTTTTTTAAATGAAGCTGCCAAATTAAATGTAGTTTTAAAAAAGAAATCTCCTAAAGCATTATCTGAGTTAATGAGTATTTCACCAAAATTAGGAGAATTAAATTGGCAACGAAATCAAGATTGGCAATTACCGTTTTCTTTAGAAAATGCACGTCAAGCGGTGTATGCATTTAATGGAGATGTTTATTCGGGTTTAGATGCGTATTCGTTACCACTTGAAAAATTAGAACAACTTCAAGATAAATTGCGAATTTTATCAGGTCAATATGGTATTTTAAAACCTTTAGATTTAATGCAACCTTATCGCTTAGAAATGGGGACAAAACTTAAAGTTGGTAGTAGAAATAATTTGTATGAGTTTTGGGGTGAAAAAGTGACAGAAAGCTTAAATTCTGAAATGGAAGCAGATGAGGTTTTTGTAAACTTAGCAAGCAATGAATACTTTAAAGTTATCAATACTAAATTGTTAAAAGTGCCAGTAATTACACCAGTTTTTAAAGATTATAAAGGCGAAAAATTAAAAATTATTAGCTTTTATGCTAAAAAAGCAAGAGGCTTAATGGTACGTTATATTATTGATAATAATATAGAAACTGTAGAAGGTTTAAAAGACTTTAATTCAAAGGGTTATGTGTTTGATTCTAAGCTTTCAAACGAAAAAGAGTTAATTTTTACGCGATAA